In a single window of the Roseiconus lacunae genome:
- a CDS encoding sugar phosphate isomerase/epimerase family protein — MIPGFHCSSLEFHDAVDLIPILAEMGFGAIAISPKRGSWDIDLAWFETRTAEIAGLCKEHEVRIVVDLDAPFFDRPVSCDCFGLASGDADEQRLASDKVLRWIDATAEMSPLAITFSSGRGCGQSERTLERLTAAVQPLAERAAAVGTHLALRPVTEHAIATVAHFERFGQWIGGDTSLRLAADVGEMVVGGEFPIGARLARMQHRLSCVYLCEPDLECGGDLPFGRGDIDMGRVWQVMTQSGFTGPVIFRAFGQGRRGLDLARQAITVVNDHRG, encoded by the coding sequence ATGATTCCCGGATTCCACTGCAGCAGCCTTGAATTTCATGACGCGGTGGATTTGATTCCCATTCTCGCGGAGATGGGATTTGGGGCGATCGCGATCAGTCCCAAACGCGGCTCGTGGGATATCGATCTGGCTTGGTTTGAAACACGCACCGCCGAAATCGCAGGGCTTTGCAAAGAACACGAGGTTCGGATTGTCGTTGATTTGGACGCGCCGTTCTTCGATCGGCCGGTTTCGTGTGACTGCTTTGGTTTGGCCAGTGGGGACGCGGACGAACAGCGATTGGCGAGCGATAAGGTGCTGCGTTGGATCGACGCAACCGCCGAAATGAGCCCGCTCGCGATCACTTTTTCGAGCGGTCGGGGCTGCGGCCAAAGTGAACGGACACTGGAGCGATTGACGGCCGCCGTCCAGCCACTGGCCGAACGCGCCGCCGCCGTTGGCACTCACCTGGCTCTTCGTCCGGTCACTGAACACGCGATCGCCACGGTGGCCCATTTCGAACGATTCGGGCAATGGATTGGAGGCGACACGTCACTTCGATTGGCCGCCGACGTCGGCGAAATGGTCGTCGGTGGCGAGTTTCCGATCGGCGCCCGCTTGGCGAGGATGCAGCACCGGTTGAGTTGTGTTTACCTGTGCGAGCCGGATTTGGAATGCGGCGGAGACCTGCCATTTGGTCGTGGCGATATCGATATGGGGCGGGTTTGGCAGGTGATGACGCAGAGCGGATTTACGGGCCCAGTAATTTTTCGAGCCTTCGGGCAGGGCCGTCGTGGGCTAGACTTAGCCAGACAAGCGATCACTGTCGTGAATGATCATCGCGGGTGA
- a CDS encoding UbiA family prenyltransferase, which produces MSESATTHPTGSLLPWLQLIRLPTVFTVLADVSAAYLLVAGGPVAPLRLLTVLVAGVALYWAGMVLNDVFDVDKDRHERPGRPIPSGAVSLFAAKRAGWILLIIGVLAAAASGYVTAGPADAAGGLPSTWFPAVVAVALASMVVAYDGPLKATPFAPAAMGSCRFLSFMLGASAALPMVDGLPEIPRFVWSIALGFGVYVMGITTLARDEATGGDPTNRRTGFVLMLIGIVMLAFAPGLATAEQQLHLAVRPTGQFVFLIVMIGVPVIVRAARLQLNPTPKAIGLTIRAALLTIIPFAAAFAFLGAGPNAGLAVFALVAPAILLSKKLQVT; this is translated from the coding sequence ATGTCAGAATCGGCTACGACACACCCCACCGGATCCCTGCTACCCTGGCTGCAATTGATTCGTTTGCCAACGGTGTTCACCGTCTTGGCAGACGTAAGTGCGGCCTACCTGTTGGTCGCGGGCGGCCCGGTGGCACCGCTTCGTTTGTTGACAGTCCTTGTCGCAGGCGTCGCGTTGTACTGGGCGGGGATGGTGCTCAATGATGTGTTTGATGTCGACAAGGATCGACATGAACGTCCGGGCCGGCCGATTCCCAGTGGTGCCGTTTCCTTGTTTGCGGCCAAGCGTGCCGGCTGGATCCTGCTGATCATCGGCGTTCTGGCGGCGGCGGCCAGCGGTTATGTAACGGCAGGGCCCGCCGATGCCGCCGGCGGTTTACCTTCGACATGGTTTCCCGCAGTTGTTGCCGTGGCGCTTGCGTCGATGGTGGTCGCTTATGACGGACCACTTAAAGCGACTCCGTTCGCCCCGGCGGCGATGGGAAGCTGTCGTTTCTTGAGTTTCATGTTGGGTGCGTCGGCCGCGCTTCCAATGGTCGACGGACTACCCGAGATTCCGCGTTTCGTTTGGTCTATCGCGCTGGGGTTTGGGGTCTACGTGATGGGAATCACGACGCTGGCGCGAGACGAAGCGACCGGGGGCGACCCGACCAATCGTCGGACCGGATTCGTACTGATGCTGATCGGAATTGTCATGTTGGCGTTTGCGCCCGGACTGGCCACGGCGGAACAACAACTCCATTTAGCCGTACGTCCGACCGGACAGTTTGTCTTCTTGATCGTGATGATCGGGGTTCCGGTGATCGTCCGAGCGGCTCGGTTGCAGTTAAACCCGACGCCTAAAGCGATCGGGCTGACCATCCGAGCGGCGCTGCTGACGATCATTCCATTCGCGGCGGCCTTTGCGTTTCTCGGCGCCGGCCCCAACGCAGGCCTTGCGGTTTTCGCCTTGGTCGCCCCGGCCATTCTGCTTTCCAAAAAACTCCAGGTCACCTGA
- a CDS encoding TlpA disulfide reductase family protein — MKRFALAALCCAVTAAITVRPAQAEADLDVGSKAPALDIAHYFDESDAKVTKFKKDNVYVVEFWATWCPPCVASMPHLAELQQKHRPDNVHIVSISDEDRETITEKLQEPYPGKEQSFAEVTAPYTLTSDPDGSSHRDYMLAAGQNGIPAAFIVGKSGVIEWIGHPMELDEPLAQVIDDSWDREAFKQERLQEEQFQEALQKFAQLAGRGNVEEAGKMLETQISETTNEEFKERWTNIRYQFRLLTGIAGEEDFKHYREQLKELKGNGPAVYRFSMQLYGISQNDGDLGPLVDDVLTALKTEVETIEGSENKVALHEAIARFYALKKDYKSAVAAQEKAIEVGDELSSTQKRRLQLLLDELKGMLEGDDDKSNEDTPSEE, encoded by the coding sequence ATGAAACGCTTTGCCCTCGCCGCTCTCTGTTGTGCCGTGACCGCCGCGATCACGGTGCGTCCTGCTCAAGCCGAAGCTGACCTCGACGTCGGCTCGAAAGCCCCCGCCCTGGATATCGCCCATTACTTTGACGAGAGCGATGCCAAAGTCACCAAGTTCAAAAAAGACAATGTGTATGTGGTCGAGTTCTGGGCGACTTGGTGTCCACCTTGCGTTGCCAGCATGCCGCACCTCGCAGAACTGCAACAGAAGCATCGTCCCGATAACGTTCACATCGTCAGCATCAGCGACGAAGACCGAGAAACGATCACCGAGAAATTGCAAGAACCCTACCCGGGCAAAGAACAATCGTTTGCCGAAGTCACCGCGCCGTACACGCTGACCAGCGACCCCGACGGATCCTCACACCGTGATTACATGTTGGCTGCGGGCCAAAACGGTATCCCCGCCGCCTTCATCGTCGGCAAGTCTGGCGTCATCGAATGGATCGGGCACCCGATGGAACTCGACGAACCGTTGGCACAAGTGATCGATGACTCCTGGGATCGCGAAGCCTTCAAGCAAGAACGCCTGCAAGAAGAACAGTTCCAAGAAGCACTTCAAAAATTCGCCCAGTTGGCCGGGCGAGGCAACGTCGAAGAAGCGGGCAAGATGCTGGAAACGCAAATCAGCGAAACGACCAATGAAGAATTCAAGGAGCGTTGGACGAACATCCGTTACCAGTTCCGTTTGCTAACCGGTATCGCGGGCGAAGAAGATTTCAAGCATTACCGCGAACAACTGAAGGAACTCAAAGGTAACGGGCCGGCCGTCTATCGTTTTTCGATGCAACTTTATGGCATCAGCCAAAACGATGGTGACTTGGGACCGCTTGTCGACGACGTGCTGACGGCCTTGAAGACCGAAGTTGAAACGATCGAAGGCAGCGAAAATAAGGTCGCCCTTCACGAAGCGATCGCCCGATTCTATGCGTTGAAAAAAGACTATAAGTCTGCCGTTGCCGCACAGGAAAAGGCCATCGAAGTCGGCGACGAACTCTCGAGTACTCAGAAACGTCGCTTGCAGTTGCTGCTCGATGAGCTAAAAGGCATGCTCGAAGGTGACGACGACAAGTCCAACGAAGATACGCCCAGCGAAGAATAA
- a CDS encoding PQQ-binding-like beta-propeller repeat protein, with protein sequence MNAFSFRPRFATVPSCRRLLTLGLAAASCVGSAFAPVGVTPLRSAAADDWNRFLGPGGGSVSQESVEIVDRWGDSENLLWKKKLPGLGVSSPIIVDGKVFVTSYSGYGTGGEDESMDDLKRHLTCLDAQTGEERWGKTIDAVLPEDPFSPPGVTSHGYASHTPVSDGEFVFVFLGKTGVIAYDFEGNEKWRQSVGTGSGRARWGSAASPILYQSDQMNLLIVTAAEESESLVAFDTKTGKQVWKSEAASLSGTWSTPNLVELDDRTDLVLTVPGEIWGMNPETGKLRWYSRGSGDGTTSSSPLVVDDVVYAIGGRGGETIAVRAGGKGDVNESHIVWEAGISGRFSTPIAYQGHLYVYTDGRISAYDLQTGERVGQSRLPSSDSDRRSGSGASPQRGRFGNIDYSTPVIADGKLIVPTNKGQFHVITATPELDVIATNQLTDDTGFASSPAVSEGRLYLRSGGTVYCVGKQ encoded by the coding sequence ATGAACGCCTTTTCTTTTCGCCCTCGATTTGCCACCGTGCCCAGTTGCCGCCGCTTGCTTACCCTGGGGCTAGCCGCGGCGAGTTGTGTTGGATCCGCGTTTGCTCCGGTGGGAGTCACGCCACTTCGAAGTGCTGCCGCTGACGACTGGAATCGCTTTTTAGGCCCCGGTGGCGGATCGGTCAGCCAAGAATCGGTTGAGATTGTTGACCGATGGGGTGATTCCGAGAACTTGCTATGGAAGAAAAAACTTCCTGGATTGGGGGTGTCGAGTCCGATCATCGTCGATGGCAAGGTCTTTGTGACGAGCTATTCCGGCTACGGCACCGGCGGAGAGGATGAGTCGATGGATGATCTTAAACGTCACCTGACTTGCCTGGATGCGCAGACCGGCGAGGAACGTTGGGGCAAAACAATCGACGCCGTCTTGCCGGAAGATCCCTTCAGTCCGCCAGGCGTCACATCGCACGGGTACGCAAGCCACACGCCCGTCAGTGATGGAGAGTTCGTGTTCGTGTTCCTGGGGAAAACCGGAGTCATCGCGTACGACTTTGAAGGCAACGAGAAGTGGCGGCAAAGTGTAGGGACGGGAAGTGGCCGCGCTCGTTGGGGGTCAGCCGCGAGTCCGATCTTGTACCAGTCCGATCAGATGAACTTGCTGATCGTGACCGCGGCGGAAGAAAGCGAATCGCTGGTCGCGTTTGATACCAAGACAGGCAAGCAAGTTTGGAAATCGGAAGCGGCAAGCCTATCGGGTACCTGGAGCACGCCCAATTTGGTGGAGCTCGACGATCGGACTGATCTAGTGCTGACCGTTCCCGGTGAGATTTGGGGGATGAATCCCGAAACCGGAAAGTTGCGTTGGTATTCACGCGGTTCGGGAGATGGAACGACGTCGTCGAGTCCGCTTGTGGTCGACGATGTCGTTTATGCGATCGGTGGTCGAGGCGGTGAGACCATCGCGGTTCGTGCCGGTGGCAAAGGAGACGTCAACGAATCTCACATTGTTTGGGAGGCGGGAATTTCAGGGCGATTCTCAACCCCGATCGCTTATCAAGGCCATTTGTACGTTTATACCGATGGACGCATTTCCGCGTATGACCTTCAGACCGGTGAACGTGTCGGCCAGTCTCGTTTGCCGAGCAGCGATTCGGACCGCCGCAGCGGGTCCGGCGCCAGCCCCCAACGTGGTCGTTTCGGCAACATTGATTACTCCACCCCCGTCATTGCCGATGGGAAACTAATTGTCCCCACCAACAAGGGACAGTTCCATGTGATCACCGCCACTCCGGAGTTGGACGTGATCGCCACAAATCAGTTAACCGATGACACGGGGTTTGCCTCATCACCGGCGGTTAGCGAAGGACGTTTGTACCTGCGCAGCGGCGGTACGGTTTACTGCGTCGGCAAGCAGTGA
- a CDS encoding phosphatidylglycerophosphatase and protein-tyrosine phosphatase 1 family protein: MPLLSRLYARTVFFPTLCWNYLLARVLPFRRWWDRIDEHVIVGAYPFSGDVAGLRGEGVRAVVNTCEEYCGPTAEYHKHGIEQLHIPTTDFTHPKLEDVEAAVEFIQKYKLQNDTVYIHCKAGRARSATVAVCWLIKYRDMTPQEAQAHLLAVRPHSNPRIAERPVVRQFQASLRTEESNSGLFPSIEEEPLSTSGSE; this comes from the coding sequence ATGCCATTGCTCTCCCGCCTGTACGCCCGAACCGTTTTCTTTCCCACACTCTGCTGGAACTATCTTCTCGCAAGGGTGCTCCCGTTCCGCCGCTGGTGGGACCGCATTGACGAGCATGTCATTGTCGGCGCCTACCCATTTTCCGGAGACGTCGCAGGGTTGCGCGGGGAAGGCGTTCGTGCCGTCGTCAATACCTGCGAAGAGTATTGCGGCCCGACGGCGGAATATCACAAACACGGGATCGAGCAGCTCCATATCCCCACGACCGACTTCACGCATCCGAAACTAGAAGACGTCGAGGCGGCGGTTGAGTTTATCCAGAAGTACAAGCTGCAAAACGACACGGTCTACATTCACTGCAAAGCGGGACGCGCCCGCAGCGCGACCGTCGCGGTGTGCTGGTTGATCAAGTACCGAGACATGACTCCCCAAGAAGCGCAAGCTCATCTGTTGGCAGTCCGTCCGCATAGCAACCCGCGAATTGCCGAACGACCCGTCGTCCGGCAATTCCAAGCCTCGCTTCGTACCGAAGAGAGCAACTCGGGACTGTTTCCTTCGATCGAGGAAGAACCGCTCAGCACCAGCGGCAGCGAGTAA